The Rubricoccus marinus nucleotide sequence GGCGACAAAGATGCCGCGGCGGCTCGCGCCGTCCACGCTGATCGTGTCCACGCCCGCTCCTGCGCGCACCACGAGTTCGAGGTTCGGGCTCGCGTCCAGCGCCTCTGGCGTCACCTTCGTGCTGCGCACGATGAGCACCTCGGGCGAGTGCTCGGCAAGAGCCGCGGTGAGGGCGTCGTCTTTGAGCGAGGGCTCAGAGATGAGGGTGTGGCCCGCCATCCGCAGCCGCTCCTGGGCAGCGGGGCTAAACGAGTCGGCAACGAGAATGGTCATGAACGGGAAAGAGGGAGAGGAGAGGCAAGGTGGGAAAGGGACGCGGCGGGACGCGGTTTCCCCATCCCGCCAGACTCCTTCCCGGATCCCTCTCTAAAAGCGGTGCACGAGCAGGCCGCTACGGAGCTTGGGCTCGAACCACGTGGACTTGGGCGGCATGAGTTCGCCTTCGTCCGAGACATCGAGCAGGTCCTCCGGGCTCGTCGGGTACATCGCGAAGGCCACGTCGCACTCGTCTGAATCCACGAGGCGCTCCAACTCTTCCGTGCCGCGGATGCCGCCGATGAACTGGATGTTCTCGTCGGTCCGGGGGTCGGTGATGTGCAGCAGCGGCTCCAGCACGTGCTCGCCGAGGCGCGCCACGTCGAGCGTGTCGGCGATGCCGTCGCGCGTCGTCTCCGGGAGCGTCATCCACAGCCAGCCGAACTCCACGCCGAGGTACACCCCGACAACGCCGGGCTCCTCCGGCTCCGCCAGAGGCGTCTCGACGAGCTCGCCGGTGCGGGCTTCGAGCTGCTGCAGAAACTTCCGCGCGCCGGCCGGTAGGTCCTTGATGGCGCGGTTGTAGGACAGGATCTCCATGTCCTCCATCGGGAAGAGGACCGCGAGGAAGTGCTGCGCGCCCTCGGCGCCGCTCTCCTTGGCCGCGCGAGAGGCCGCAGCCGAGCGGTGGTGTCCGTCGGCGACGTAGAGGTTGTCGACCTCGGCAAAGGCGTCCACGACGGCGCCCGGGTCCTTCATCTTCCAGATGGTGTGCTGCACGTAGTCCTTGGCGCGGAAGTCGAAAAGTGGCTCGCCCTCCATCGCCTGCGCCACGGCGTCGTCGATGTCCTCGTGCGCGCGGTAGGTCAGCATGACCGGCTCGGCGTGGGCCTCTTGCGTCAGGATGTGGCGCAAGCGGTCGTCCTCCTTATCGGGGCGCGTGAGCTCGTGCTTGAGGATGACGTCGTCGTCGTACTCCTGAGCGGAGACGAGGCCCATGATGCCGACCTGCGCGCGCCCGTTCATTTCCAAGCGATACACGTAGAGCGACGGCTCGGCCTCCTGCACGAAGTCGTCGCTGGAGGCGAGGCGGTCCAGCGCGGCGCGGCCCGCGGCGTAGACCTCGTCGGCGTGTTCGTCCGTGCCGGGAGGCAGGTCGATCTCGGGACGGATGACGTGGAGGAACGAGAGGTCGTTTCCGGCTGCGAGCTCTCGGGCTTCGGCAGACGAGATGACATCGTAGGGGACGGAGGCGACGCGCTCGGCGGCCTCTGGCGTGGGACGGAGGGCGCGAAACGGGCGGACGGTGGCCATAGGAGCGGGCAAAGCGCGCGATGCGCGGGGATGTAGCGGTGAATCTAGCCCCCGAAAGGCTTCCTCTCCACTTTCGCGCCACACCGTCTTCACCGCGAGACCACATCTAGTGGTTGACGGTCCCATCTGAGACCCGTACCTTGGGGCTCCACACTGCGGGGTGGAGAAGTGGTATCTCGTCGGGCTCATAACCCGAAGATCGTCAGTTCGAATCTGGCCCCCGCTACTACGCTCTACGGAGCGTCCGACGCCGACCCTCCCCAGGGTCGGCGTTTTTCGTGTCCGCCATCGGCAGAACGGAGCCGTACCGGTGAAGGGGGCACGAACTCAACGGGCTAGATAGACTCGATCCAGACAAGGCCCCTAGTTTGGACTCAGTCTAAACAAGTGCCTGTGCTCACCCCTCCCCGCTCCTGGCTTCTTGCCCTTCTGCTGGTCTCATCCGCGGCGATGGCCCAGAGCCCCCCGGCAGACAGTGCTGCGACCCCGTTCTCCATCCGCGGCTACGGCGTCATCAACTACGCCGCCTACGACTGGGAGACCGACCCGGCGCGACGCGCCGCCATCGACGTGGAGCGGTTGGTGCTCTACCCCACCCTGCAGTTGGCCGAGCGCGTGGCGCTCCGCGCAGAGTTCGAGATCGAGCACGCCGGGACGGGGGCGGCGCTGGAGTTCGACGTGTTCGAGGAGTTCGGCGAGTTTGAGCAGGAGATCGAGAAAGGCGGCGAGGTGGTGCTGGAGCAGCTCCACGTGGAGTTCGCGCTGCGACCGGCCTTCGGCGTCCGCGTGGGCAAGGTGAAGCTGCCCATCGGGCTCGCGGCCGTCAACGACGAGCCCAACGAGTACTACACCACGACGCGCGGCGAGGCCGAGGCGACGATCATCCCCAGCAACTGGTACGAGACCGGCGTGCAGGCGTACGGATCGCTCGGGCGCGCGGCCTACGTCGTCTCGCTCGTGAGCGGCCTCGACGCCAGCGGCTTCAGCTCGGCGAACTGGGTGCAGCGCGGCGGGCAGAGCCGGTTCGAGACCGTCAACGCCGACGACCTCGCGCTCCATGCGCGTCTGGACTGGGCGCCGGCCTCTGGCGTGCGCGTGGGCGCCAGCGGCTACGTGGGCGACAGCGCCGGCAACCGCCCGCGCCCCGACCTGGACGTCTCCGCGGTCGTGGCGATCGGGAGCGTGCACGGCGAGGTGCAGCGCGGCGCGCTCACGCTCCGCGGCGCGGCGCTCTACGGCCGCCTCGGCAACGCGGGCGCCGTCTCGCAGGCCAACCGCAACCTCCCCAACGCGCTCGGCGTGCGCCGCACACCCGTCGCGAGCGCGGCCTACGGCGTGGGCGTGGAGGCGGGGCTGGACCTCACCCAGGTCGTCCCCGCGCTCCGGGCCTCTGGCGACCGCTTGGACGTGTTCGCGCGCGCCGACGCCTACGACAGCATGGCCGAGGTGACCGGGGCGGTCTTCGACAACCCGCGCTGGCAGCGCACGGCCTACACCGCCGGCCTCAACTGGCGGCCCGTGGAGCCCGTCGTGTTCAAAGCGCACCTCAGCCGCCGCGTGCTCGGCACAGGCGCCGACCGGATCGAGGACACCGCCTCGCTCGGCCTCGGCTTCGAGTTCTAAACCCACACCTCCTTCGGCCTCCAGAGGCCGGCCTCCGTTTCCGGCCTCTGGCGCCAGAGGCCTCCCCACCTTTTTACGATGACCCGCTTTCTCCTCCTCTCCGCCCTCGCGCTGACTCTCGCCGCCTGCGACACCGGCGGCGGGGTCGGCACCGACGACGTCGAGGCGCGCCCGGCCCTCGAAAACGTCGCCGACAACGTGATCACGGCGACCTACGGCGACCTCGCCGCCGAGGCGGCCGACCTGGTGGTCGCCGTCAACGACCTCGACGCAGACCGCTCCGACGCGCGCCTCGCCCTCGCGCAACAGGCGTGGCGCGACGCGCGGGCGCCCTGGGAGCTGTCCGAAGGCTTCCTCTTCGGCCCCGTCGATACGGAGGGCCTGGACCCCTCGCTGGACAGCTGGCCCGTGAACCAGACCGACCTGGACGCCGTGCTGGCCTCTGGCGCGAGCCTCACCCCCTCCTACGTGGCGGGCCTGGAGGCCACGCTGCGTGGCTTCCACACCATCGAGTACCTGCTGTTCGGCGAGGACGGCGACAAGCGCGCGGCCGACTTCACGGACCGGGAGGTGCAGTACCTCGCCTCCGCGACGGCCGTCCTGCGCGACGACGCGGCCCGCCTCGTGACCCTCTGGATGCCATCCGGCGGCAATTATGCCGCCGAGATCAAAAACGCGGGCCTGAGCGGCAGCCTCTACGTGAGCCAGAACGCCGCCGTGCAGGAGCTCATCGGCGGGCTCATCACCATCACCGACGAGGTGGGCGCGGGCAAGCTCGGCGGCCCCTACGGCGACCGCTCGACGGCCGAGGAGGAGTCGCGCTTTAGCGGCAACTCCATCGCCGACTTCAGCAACAACATCCGCAGCGTCCAGAACGTGTACCTCGGCGCCTACGACGGGCGCAGCGGCGCCGGCCTGACGGACCTCGTGTCCGCGCGCGACGAGGCGCTCGACGCCCGCGTGCAGGCGGAGATCACGGCCGCTATCAACGCCATCGAGGCCATCCCGGCGCCGTTCTCGACGGCCATCTTCGAGAGCCGCCCCACGGTGCAGGCCGCCATCGACGCCGTGCTCGCGCTCCGCGCCACGCTCGAAGGCCCCGTCACCGCCGCGCTCCGCTAGCCCGCCCGACGGCCCCGCCAGAGGCCTCTGGCGTCCCCCCACAGCCTCTGGCGCCAGAGGCGCCCGCCATGCGCGTCCTCGCTCTCCTCGCCCTCGCCGTCTCGCTCGCCGCGTGCGACTCCGCCGCGCCCTCGGGCGGCGCCGAGCCCCTGGCGGGAGGCGCGACGACGGTCTTCGACGCCAGCGGCAACGGGTTCTCGACGCCGGCGCCCAACCTCTCGGCGGGGGACCTGGCGCTCCACCTCGTGGGCGACGCCGAGTTCGAGGCCACGTTCGTGACCGCGCCCGCGCCGGTCAACGGTGGGCTGGGGCCGGTCTTCAACAACACGTCCTGCATCGCGTGCCACGCGCGCGACGGCCGTAGCCGCGAGTCCCTGCTGCTGCGCGTGAGCCAGCGCGGGCGCGACCTCAACGGCGGGCCTCTGGCGGCGGATGGGTTCGGCCTCCAGGTGCAGGACCGCGCGATCCTCGGCCACCAGCCGGAAGGCACCGTGCAGGTGGCGTGGACCGAGCGCCGAGAGGTGCTGAGCGACGGGACGGTGGTGAGCCTCCGCGAGCCGGCGTACACCATCGGCCGGCCGCTGCACGCCCTCCCCTCCGAGGTCTCGCCGCGCTTTTCGCGCCCGGTCTTCGGCCTCGGCCTGCTCGAAGCCGTGCGCGAGAGCGACCTCTACGCACTCGCGCGGGCGCAAGAGGCCGGCGGCGAGGTGTCGGGCCGCCCCAACGTCGTCTGGGACCCCATCGAGGGGCGCATGCGGGTGGGGCGCTTCGGGTGGAAGGCGAACCAGCCCAGCCTGATTTCCCAGACCGTGACGGCGTACAGCGAGGACATGGGCGTGTCGTCGCCGTGGGCGCTGTCGGCCTCTGGCGAGGCCGAGATCGACCGCGAGACCGTGGAGGCGGTGACGTTCTACACCCAAACGCTGGGCGTGCCCGCGCGCCGCGGCGTGCTCGACCCGATGGTGGTGCGCGGCGAGAGGCTCTTCGCGAGCGTGGGCTGCGCGTCCTGCCACGCCCCGGAGCTCCGCACGGGATCCCAGACGGGCGTGGCGGCGGTCTCCAACCAGACGATCCGGCCCTACACCGACCTCCTCCTGCACGACATGGGGCCCGCGCTCGCCGACGGACGCCCGGACTTCGGCGCCAGCGGCAGCGAGTGGCGCACGCCGCCGCTGTGGGGCCTTGGCCTGACGCGCGTCGTCAACGGCGCCGAGGAGCTGATGCACGACGGCCGCGCCAGAGGCGTCGTAGAGGCCGTGATGTGGCACGGCGGCGAGGCCGAGGCCGCGCGCGAACGGTTCCGCGCGCTCTCGCGCGAGGAGCGCGACGCCCTCCTGGCGTTCCTGCGCTCGCTCTAGGCCCGCAGCGCGCGCGGCACCGCCTCTGGCGAGGCCGCACCACGCGGGCCGCTCTGTGACGTTTTCGAGGCGCGGCGTTCGGCTGCGCTCTCGGCCTGGTAATCGCGTAGCCTCCGGCGCCCGAAACCCCCGTTCGGCCTGCCGGCGGTAGCGTCGCGGCCGGCCTCTGGCGCCTCCCCCGCCCCCGATGCTCACCGCCCTCACCTGGCAGGCGTGGCTCACGCTCGCCGTCGTCCTCGGCCTCGTCGTCGCGCTCGTGCGCGACGTGGCGCGGCCCGAGCTCCTCCTCTTCGCCAGCCTCGCGCCGCTGCTCGCGCTCGGCGTGCTCTCGCCAGAGGACGCCTTCGCGGGGTTCTCCAACTCGGCGCCTCTGGCGGTCGGCGCGCTGTTCATCGTCGCCGCGGGCGTGCAGGCGACGGGCGCGCTCGCGTTCACGGACCGCCTCCTGTTCCGCCGCGGCGCCGGGCTCGCCGCGACGACGACGCAGATGATGGTGACGACGGCCGCGCTCTCGGCCTTTCTCAACAACACGCCGCTTGTCGCGATGCTGATGCCGCGCGTGCAGGCGTGGTGCGAGCGCGCGGGCGTCTCGCCGTCCAAGATGATGATCCCGCTCTCGTACGCCGCCATCGTGGGCGGCATGACGACGCTGATCGGCACGAGCACCAACCTTCTCGTCTCGGGACTGATGGAGGACGCCGGTCTTCCGGGGCTCGGCCTGTTCGGCCTCACGGCGGTCGGCGCGCCAGCGGCCCTCGCCGTCATCGCTTACTTCGGCCTGATCGGCCACCGCTGGCTGCCAGACCGCGGGCTGGACGGCGACGACGCGATGGTCCCGGCCGACTGCCTGTTCGAGGTCCGCGTCCCCGCCGGATCGCCTCTGGCGGGCGCGACCGTCGAGGACGCGGAGCTGCGGTCGCTCGGCGACGCGTTCCTCGTCCACATCAGCAGCGGGGATCAGACCGTCCCCGCCTCGCCAGAGGCCGTCTTGCGCGAGGGCGACGTGCTGCTGTTCACCGGCGACCTCGCCGCAATGGACCGGCTCCTGGCGCGGCTCGGCGTTGAACGTGCGGTGGACGCCGTGGAGCCTAGCGGGTTGCCCGTGTACGAGGCCGTCGTGGCGGCCGGGTCGCCTCTGGCGGGCGCAACGCTGCGAGAGGCGCGCTTCCGCGAGGAGTACGGCGGCGTCGTGCTCGGCGTGCGCCGCCGCGAGGCCGCACTCGACGGGCCTCTAGGCCGCACGCCGCTGCAAGAAGGCGACCTGCTGCTCGTGGAGGCGCCAGAGGCCTTTGCCGAGCGGTGGGGCCGCGACCGCGGCACGTTCTACGTCGTTGCGCCCGTGCGCGCCGCGCGGACCGTCGCCCGGCCCGCTCAGGCCGCGGCGTCGCTCGCCATTCTTGTCGGCGTGATCGGCGTCTCCGCCATTTTCGACGTCTCCATCGTCACGACGGCGTTTCTCGGCGCCGTCGCCACGATCGCGACCGGCTGCCTGTCGTGGACCGAGGCGCGGCGCTCGGTGGACCTCCCCGTCCTCCTCGTCATCGTGGCCGCGCTGGGTCTGGGAAAGGCCATCGAGCAGACCGGGCTGGCCGCCGCCCTCGCCTCTGGCGTCGCCGGCCCCGCATCCGCGCTCGGACCCATCGCCGTGATCGCCGCGGCCTACCTCGTGACAAGTCTGCTGACCGAGGTCATCACCAACAATGCCGCCGCCGCGCTCATGGTGGGCGTGGGTCTGGAGGCCTCGGCGGCGACCGGCGCCCCGCCAGAGGCCTTTGCGGTTGCGGTCGCGATTGCGGCCTCGGCGAGCTTTCTCACGCCCGTCGGCTACCAGACCAACATGATGGTGATGGCGGCCGGGCGGTACCGGTTCTCGGACTACCTCCAGAGCGGCGCGGCCGTCAACGTGATCGTGGCGGTGACGGCGCTCGCGATGATCTGGATCGTGTGGCTGTAGCCGGCCTCTGGCGCTAGAGGCGTCTCTGTTTTGAGAAGGCCCGGGCGTGAAGGCGGCGGGGCGGCGGGTTCCGCCTCCCCCTCCGTATTTTTGGCCCGTGACCCGGCTCCGCTCCGCGCTCCAGTTCGTCCTTGTTCTCGCCCTCGTGGCGAGCACGCAGGGGCTGCTCCTGGCGCAGAGCTCGTGGCTCGTCAACCAGGAGTGGATCGCGGAGGTGCTCTGCGAAAACCCCGAGACGGACTGCGACGGCAAGTGCCAGCTCATGGACCGGATGGAGAAGATGGGCCACGGCGAGCACTCGCACGACGAGCCCGCCACGCTTCTCGAACTGGCCCTCTCGGTGAGGGCCTCGGTCACGGAACGCACAGCGGCTCCGGCCCCGCCCAGCGCGGACGCCAGAGGCCCCGTTGCGCGAGATGTCCACGATTCCGGGAGGGAGGCCTCCCTGGGCGTTTTCCACCCCCCGCGGACGGAGACGACGGCGTAGCTGCCCTCGCCCTGGAGGCGAGGCGACGGCTCACGCCGCCCCATCGGATACGGCCGCACCGCTCGGCGCCCCGCCTCTGGCGCACGGCGCCGGATGCCGCGTGTGGCCGCGCTTCCGCATCGCTCTTGCCTCCGGCGTCGCCAGAGGCCGTCTCCCCTTTGCAGGCGCCCGGCGTCTGCACGCTCTCCGTACGCATGAACCTCCGCACGCTTGCGCCCACCGGCGCTCTTCTCCTCGGCCTCGCCGCCCTCCCCCTCACGGGCTGCGACTCCACCGACACTTCCGACCAGCCCGCCACGCTCCGCCTCGACGTGGAGCCCATGACCGGCTCCGACGCCTTCCAGGCCGCTCAGCCATTTACCGTCAACGGCATGACGGCTGAGCTCGACATCGCGCAGATGTACCTCTCCGGCATCACGCTTCTCCACGAGGACGGCCGCGAGATTATGCTCATGGCCGACGAGCCGATTACCGTCCGCGCGCAGGACGAGAACCAGACCGAGATCCAGCACACCGTCGAGAAGCGCTACGTCCTCGTGGACGCGGACGCGGGCAACACGCTCACGTCCCTCGGCGAGGTGCCCTCTGGCCGCTACACCGGCGTTCGTTTCCTTCTCGGCGTAGAGGGGCTGGACAACCGGATCGCGCCAGAGGATCTGCCGGCCGATCACCCGCTCGCGCCCCAGACGCAGACGATGCACTGGAACTGGAACGCGGGCTACGTCTTCCTCCGATTCGATGGCCTGCTGGACATCGACGGCGACGGCACGGTCGACGCTTCGACCGGAACGCCTCGCGACCCGGCGTCCGGCCAGTGGCGGATGCATGTCGGTGGCGCGGCCAACGCGCAGACCGTCACGCTCAACCAGAGCTTTGAACTGGAGGGCGGCGAGATGCAGGATCTCCACGTGCAGGTGGACCTGAACCGCATCGTGCAGGGCCTCGACTTCTCTGACGCCTCCAAGCGCTGGTGCATGACGGGCGGCTGCCAGGACGTGGTGGACGCCGCCAAGGCCAACGTCCAGGCGGCCTTCAGCATCCACGGCGTGCACGGCCACGGCATGTAATCCCATGCTGGCCCGCCTCTGGCGCGGCCCGTTTCTGCTGGCGGCCGTTCTCGCGATGGCCGCCAGCGGGTGTGACAGTTCCAGTCCCGAGCGCCCCGCGCTCGTGACGGTTCCGGTGCCACAGGGCTTCGCGCCCCTCCCTGTCCCCCCTCAGAACCCGCTCTACGCCGACCGCGTGGCGCTGGGCGAGAGGCTGTTTTTCGATCCCGTGCTCTCGCGGGACCGGACGGTCTCGTGCGGCTCCTGCCACCTGCCGGAGCTGTCGTTTTCGGATGGTCGCCAGAGGAGCGTCGGCGTCGGCGGGGCCACAGGCCTTCGCAACGCGCCCTCGCTGCTCAACGTGGCCTATCGCAAGAGCCTGTTCTGGGACGGCGGCGCGCTGTTCCTCGAAAGCCAGGCGCTCGTCCCGCTCGAAGACCCGCACGAGATGGACCTCGCGCCAGAGGCCGCATTGGAGCGGCTGCGCGAGCACCCGGAGTACCCCGTCCTTTTCGAGCGCGCCTTCGACGGCGACGGCCCGAGCGTCCAGACGCTGACCTACGCCCTCGCGGCGTACCAGCGCACGCTCGTGAGCGCGCCTGTGGCCTTCGACCGCTACCGAGCGGGCGATACCTCCGCCCTCTCGCCAGAGGCCCGCGACGGCCTCGCGTTGTTCCAAACGCACTGCTCCGCCTGCCACGCGGGCGCGCAGCTCACGACGGACGGCTTCGAGAACAACGGCACGTCCGTCACCGACGACGACCCCGGCCGCGAGCGCATCACGTTCGCCTCTGGCGACCGCGGCACGTTCCGCGTGCCCAGCCTCCGCGCCGTGGCGCGGACGGCGCCCTACTTCCACGACGGACGGTTCCAGACCCTGGAAGCCGTCGTGGCCCATTACGACGAGGGAGGCGACGGCACGCCGGGACAGAGCCCGCGCGTCCGCCCGCTCCGCCTGTCCTCTGGCGAGAAGGCCGCCCTCGTGGCCTTTCTCCAGACCCTCGACGACCGTCCCGCTGCGGTCGACCGATCCCCGACCCGATGAGACGACACCGCCCCCACACCGCGCCGCCCCTGCCCGACGCCTCTGGCGCCAGAGGCTCGGTCCTGCCTCCGGCGGAGGCAAAAGAGCGTCGGCGTTCGTCGTCAGCGCCGATCCCTCCGACAGCGCCCCCTGTACACTCCACGAACGCGCTGGACGGGCGCGATGGTCGAGGCGGGCTCCCTCCCTGCGATTCTGAAGCGAGCGGCTTCCACCGACGCTCAACACCCTGGATTCCCGCCTTCGCGGGAATGACGAGAATGGGGCTGAAGAGCCAGAAACCGGAGATCTCCGCGAGCACCGTACACCCAGTACGCGGAAGCCTCCTCCGGGGCGCGGGTTCCGCTCGCGCACTCGCGACGTGTCTGCTGATTCTCGTCGCCGGGTGCGTCCCGGACGGGCTGGAGGACTTCGACTTCCAGGGCCTGCAGCCGCCCCCACCGCCTGACGAACTAACCGGCGACGCCCTCGTCGGCACAGCCTCTGGCGGTGGTCTGGACGTGGAGCTCTACGCC carries:
- a CDS encoding di-heme oxidoredictase family protein, with translation MRVLALLALAVSLAACDSAAPSGGAEPLAGGATTVFDASGNGFSTPAPNLSAGDLALHLVGDAEFEATFVTAPAPVNGGLGPVFNNTSCIACHARDGRSRESLLLRVSQRGRDLNGGPLAADGFGLQVQDRAILGHQPEGTVQVAWTERREVLSDGTVVSLREPAYTIGRPLHALPSEVSPRFSRPVFGLGLLEAVRESDLYALARAQEAGGEVSGRPNVVWDPIEGRMRVGRFGWKANQPSLISQTVTAYSEDMGVSSPWALSASGEAEIDRETVEAVTFYTQTLGVPARRGVLDPMVVRGERLFASVGCASCHAPELRTGSQTGVAAVSNQTIRPYTDLLLHDMGPALADGRPDFGASGSEWRTPPLWGLGLTRVVNGAEELMHDGRARGVVEAVMWHGGEAEAARERFRALSREERDALLAFLRSL
- a CDS encoding cytochrome-c peroxidase codes for the protein MLARLWRGPFLLAAVLAMAASGCDSSSPERPALVTVPVPQGFAPLPVPPQNPLYADRVALGERLFFDPVLSRDRTVSCGSCHLPELSFSDGRQRSVGVGGATGLRNAPSLLNVAYRKSLFWDGGALFLESQALVPLEDPHEMDLAPEAALERLREHPEYPVLFERAFDGDGPSVQTLTYALAAYQRTLVSAPVAFDRYRAGDTSALSPEARDGLALFQTHCSACHAGAQLTTDGFENNGTSVTDDDPGRERITFASGDRGTFRVPSLRAVARTAPYFHDGRFQTLEAVVAHYDEGGDGTPGQSPRVRPLRLSSGEKAALVAFLQTLDDRPAAVDRSPTR
- a CDS encoding imelysin family protein; protein product: MTRFLLLSALALTLAACDTGGGVGTDDVEARPALENVADNVITATYGDLAAEAADLVVAVNDLDADRSDARLALAQQAWRDARAPWELSEGFLFGPVDTEGLDPSLDSWPVNQTDLDAVLASGASLTPSYVAGLEATLRGFHTIEYLLFGEDGDKRAADFTDREVQYLASATAVLRDDAARLVTLWMPSGGNYAAEIKNAGLSGSLYVSQNAAVQELIGGLITITDEVGAGKLGGPYGDRSTAEEESRFSGNSIADFSNNIRSVQNVYLGAYDGRSGAGLTDLVSARDEALDARVQAEITAAINAIEAIPAPFSTAIFESRPTVQAAIDAVLALRATLEGPVTAALR
- a CDS encoding autotransporter outer membrane beta-barrel domain-containing protein, giving the protein MLTPPRSWLLALLLVSSAAMAQSPPADSAATPFSIRGYGVINYAAYDWETDPARRAAIDVERLVLYPTLQLAERVALRAEFEIEHAGTGAALEFDVFEEFGEFEQEIEKGGEVVLEQLHVEFALRPAFGVRVGKVKLPIGLAAVNDEPNEYYTTTRGEAEATIIPSNWYETGVQAYGSLGRAAYVVSLVSGLDASGFSSANWVQRGGQSRFETVNADDLALHARLDWAPASGVRVGASGYVGDSAGNRPRPDLDVSAVVAIGSVHGEVQRGALTLRGAALYGRLGNAGAVSQANRNLPNALGVRRTPVASAAYGVGVEAGLDLTQVVPALRASGDRLDVFARADAYDSMAEVTGAVFDNPRWQRTAYTAGLNWRPVEPVVFKAHLSRRVLGTGADRIEDTASLGLGFEF
- a CDS encoding SLC13 family permease — protein: MLTALTWQAWLTLAVVLGLVVALVRDVARPELLLFASLAPLLALGVLSPEDAFAGFSNSAPLAVGALFIVAAGVQATGALAFTDRLLFRRGAGLAATTTQMMVTTAALSAFLNNTPLVAMLMPRVQAWCERAGVSPSKMMIPLSYAAIVGGMTTLIGTSTNLLVSGLMEDAGLPGLGLFGLTAVGAPAALAVIAYFGLIGHRWLPDRGLDGDDAMVPADCLFEVRVPAGSPLAGATVEDAELRSLGDAFLVHISSGDQTVPASPEAVLREGDVLLFTGDLAAMDRLLARLGVERAVDAVEPSGLPVYEAVVAAGSPLAGATLREARFREEYGGVVLGVRRREAALDGPLGRTPLQEGDLLLVEAPEAFAERWGRDRGTFYVVAPVRAARTVARPAQAAASLAILVGVIGVSAIFDVSIVTTAFLGAVATIATGCLSWTEARRSVDLPVLLVIVAALGLGKAIEQTGLAAALASGVAGPASALGPIAVIAAAYLVTSLLTEVITNNAAAALMVGVGLEASAATGAPPEAFAVAVAIAASASFLTPVGYQTNMMVMAAGRYRFSDYLQSGAAVNVIVAVTALAMIWIVWL
- a CDS encoding MbnP family protein, which codes for MPPASPEAVSPLQAPGVCTLSVRMNLRTLAPTGALLLGLAALPLTGCDSTDTSDQPATLRLDVEPMTGSDAFQAAQPFTVNGMTAELDIAQMYLSGITLLHEDGREIMLMADEPITVRAQDENQTEIQHTVEKRYVLVDADAGNTLTSLGEVPSGRYTGVRFLLGVEGLDNRIAPEDLPADHPLAPQTQTMHWNWNAGYVFLRFDGLLDIDGDGTVDASTGTPRDPASGQWRMHVGGAANAQTVTLNQSFELEGGEMQDLHVQVDLNRIVQGLDFSDASKRWCMTGGCQDVVDAAKANVQAAFSIHGVHGHGM
- a CDS encoding DUF1015 domain-containing protein, with the translated sequence MATVRPFRALRPTPEAAERVASVPYDVISSAEARELAAGNDLSFLHVIRPEIDLPPGTDEHADEVYAAGRAALDRLASSDDFVQEAEPSLYVYRLEMNGRAQVGIMGLVSAQEYDDDVILKHELTRPDKEDDRLRHILTQEAHAEPVMLTYRAHEDIDDAVAQAMEGEPLFDFRAKDYVQHTIWKMKDPGAVVDAFAEVDNLYVADGHHRSAAASRAAKESGAEGAQHFLAVLFPMEDMEILSYNRAIKDLPAGARKFLQQLEARTGELVETPLAEPEEPGVVGVYLGVEFGWLWMTLPETTRDGIADTLDVARLGEHVLEPLLHITDPRTDENIQFIGGIRGTEELERLVDSDECDVAFAMYPTSPEDLLDVSDEGELMPPKSTWFEPKLRSGLLVHRF